A genomic stretch from Candidatus Hydrogenedentota bacterium includes:
- a CDS encoding PQQ-binding-like beta-propeller repeat protein — protein MTRRFQIRIIIGFTCCIFMSANLHSQEALLSDWPHFRGPLENGIVPDTNDHAQLPQHWSETENIAWKTEIPFRGWSTPVILDRQIWLTTATEEGHDFYALCIDADSGAILFNEMLFHSDSPEELGNDVNSYASPSCVMEPGRVYIHFGSYGTACLDTKDFSIRWERKDLPCRHYRGPGSSPILFENLLVLTFDGADQQYLTALDKDTGKTIWRTDRTTEWLDLDDKGIPIREGDLRKAFTTPTVLSLADMPLLVSPGSYTIFAYNARTGEEIWKARNTAYSPALSPIYEDGLLYVTTGRGSGGAIWAMRPDGKGDVTDSHVVWKVEGRPVPDEPSPLLYDGLLFLLNNNGLVSCLDAKTGEEKWAKPIGGNYTASPICANGKLYFCNVQGRTTLLNASSTFEKVAVNNLDIGCLASPAVDGNALILRTKTHLYRIAEPTP, from the coding sequence ATGACCAGAAGATTTCAAATACGTATAATCATAGGTTTTACCTGTTGTATTTTTATGAGTGCCAATCTCCACAGTCAAGAAGCGTTGCTATCAGATTGGCCACACTTTCGAGGTCCCCTTGAAAATGGCATCGTACCTGATACAAACGACCATGCCCAACTTCCTCAACACTGGAGCGAAACAGAAAATATTGCCTGGAAAACAGAGATCCCCTTTCGCGGCTGGTCTACGCCCGTCATCCTGGACCGTCAGATTTGGCTGACTACGGCAACGGAAGAAGGACACGATTTCTACGCCTTATGCATAGATGCCGATTCCGGCGCGATCCTATTCAACGAAATGCTTTTTCATAGCGACTCCCCTGAAGAATTGGGCAATGATGTTAATTCCTATGCCTCCCCCTCTTGCGTGATGGAACCGGGGCGCGTTTATATTCATTTCGGAAGCTATGGCACCGCCTGCCTTGATACGAAGGATTTTTCCATACGTTGGGAGCGGAAAGATTTGCCCTGCCGCCATTACCGCGGACCGGGATCCTCCCCCATACTTTTTGAAAATTTATTGGTCTTAACCTTCGACGGGGCAGACCAACAATACCTCACCGCTTTGGATAAAGATACCGGAAAAACCATCTGGAGAACAGACCGTACAACAGAATGGTTGGACTTGGATGATAAGGGAATCCCCATACGGGAGGGCGATTTGAGAAAAGCCTTTACAACGCCCACCGTACTATCCTTAGCAGATATGCCCTTGCTGGTCAGCCCGGGATCCTATACCATCTTCGCGTACAATGCACGAACGGGCGAGGAAATATGGAAAGCACGGAACACCGCCTATTCGCCTGCCCTCAGCCCGATCTATGAAGACGGACTCCTTTACGTGACTACGGGACGGGGAAGCGGCGGCGCAATTTGGGCGATGCGGCCCGATGGCAAAGGCGATGTGACCGACAGCCATGTAGTCTGGAAGGTTGAAGGACGACCGGTACCTGACGAGCCCTCTCCCTTACTCTACGACGGACTCCTCTTTCTACTCAATAACAATGGTTTGGTCAGTTGTTTAGACGCCAAGACCGGCGAGGAAAAATGGGCTAAGCCTATAGGCGGCAATTATACGGCATCCCCTATTTGTGCCAATGGCAAACTCTATTTTTGCAATGTGCAAGGGCGCACCACCCTACTCAACGCCTCTTCGACCTTTGAAAAAGTTGCCGTAAACAACTTGGACATCGGTTGTCTGGCATCGCCGGCAGTAGATGGCAACGCGTTGATTCTGAGAACGAAAACCCATCTCTACCGCATCGCAGAACCAACTCCCTAA